Part of the Candidatus Binatia bacterium genome, CCCACGATCCACGCCGAGTGCCTCCGGTTCGGCATCGACATCACCCGCGAGCCCATCCCCGTCGTGCCCGCGGCCCACTACCTCTGCGGCGGGATCAGCACGGACCTGCACGGCAGGACGACGATCCCGCAGCTCTGGGCCATCGGGGAGTGCGCCTGCACGGGGCTGCACGGGGCGAACCGGCTCGCGTCGAACTCGCTGCTCGAGGGCCTGGTCTTCGGCCACCGCGCCGCGGTGCGGCTCGCCGGCCAGATCCGCGAGCTCCGCGAGAGC contains:
- a CDS encoding FAD-binding protein, whose amino-acid sequence is PTIHAECLRFGIDITREPIPVVPAAHYLCGGISTDLHGRTTIPQLWAIGECACTGLHGANRLASNSLLEGLVFGHRAAVRLAGQIRELRESPFPEVPEWQTGDAAPSDEGVVVAHNWDELRRTMWNYVGIVRSDARLRRAARRIALLQEEIREYYWKHLVTRDLLEL